A genomic window from Streptomyces sp. NBC_01429 includes:
- a CDS encoding glycoside hydrolase family 3 protein yields the protein MHDRTISRRTLLTATAVAAAAVCATPLPAHARPGPKPPGRYPDRLRRLVSRMSLEEKVGQLFVTRVYGHSATDPDRADADTNLAETGVRTAAELISTYHVGGIIYFAWAHNTRDPHQIASLSRGIQRAAMAQRVPVPLLISTDQEHGAVARIGKPATLLPGAMALGASRSPDDAREAARIAGAELAAMGVNQNYAPDADVNVNPANPVIGVRSFGADPGAVAGLVTAQIKGYQGAGIATAAKHFPGHGDTTDDSHYALPTIHHTREQWTALDAPPFRAAIAAGVSSIMTAHIVVPALDPSEDPATLSHPIVTGVLREQLGYDGVVITDALDMKGVRQKYGDARVPVLALKAGVDQLLNPPDLRLARDAVLAAVRSGELSERRIEESVLRILALKDRLGLFRDPYVPRGSVDRTVGVPAHLAAADRIAEATTTLLVNERGLLPLSRSRERNLLVVGADAASPSGSTGPPVTVLATALTELGFTVTALATGTAPDSARIDAAVAGARGKDAVIVATYNVSATGSQRTLVSALAATGVPVVTLAVRNPYDIAQLSGVTASLAAYSWTDVEVRAAARVIAGRARPRGRLPVPVQHADDPARVLYPIGHGLTY from the coding sequence GTGCACGACCGGACCATCTCCAGACGCACCCTCCTCACCGCGACCGCCGTGGCGGCGGCCGCCGTCTGCGCCACGCCGCTGCCCGCACACGCCCGGCCCGGCCCCAAACCCCCCGGCCGGTACCCAGACCGGCTCCGGCGGCTCGTCTCCCGTATGAGCCTGGAGGAGAAGGTGGGCCAGCTCTTCGTGACGCGGGTGTACGGGCACTCCGCCACCGACCCCGACCGCGCCGACGCCGACACCAACCTCGCCGAGACCGGGGTCCGCACAGCGGCCGAGCTGATCTCCACGTACCACGTCGGCGGCATCATCTACTTCGCCTGGGCGCACAACACCCGTGACCCGCACCAGATCGCCTCGCTCTCCCGGGGCATCCAGCGCGCGGCCATGGCCCAGCGCGTCCCCGTGCCCCTGCTGATCTCCACCGACCAGGAGCACGGCGCCGTCGCCCGGATCGGGAAGCCGGCCACCCTGCTGCCGGGCGCGATGGCGCTCGGCGCGTCGCGCTCGCCCGACGACGCGCGCGAGGCCGCGCGGATCGCCGGGGCGGAGCTGGCCGCCATGGGCGTCAACCAGAACTACGCGCCCGACGCGGACGTCAACGTCAACCCGGCCAACCCCGTCATCGGCGTACGGTCCTTCGGGGCCGATCCGGGGGCCGTGGCCGGTCTGGTCACCGCGCAGATCAAGGGCTACCAGGGCGCGGGAATCGCCACCGCGGCCAAGCACTTCCCGGGCCACGGCGACACGACCGACGACAGCCATTACGCGCTGCCGACCATCCACCACACCCGCGAGCAGTGGACCGCGCTGGACGCCCCGCCGTTCCGGGCCGCGATCGCCGCCGGAGTCAGCTCGATCATGACGGCGCACATCGTCGTCCCCGCGCTCGACCCGAGCGAGGACCCGGCGACGCTCTCGCACCCCATCGTCACCGGCGTCCTGCGTGAACAGCTCGGCTACGACGGCGTGGTGATCACCGACGCGCTCGACATGAAGGGCGTCCGGCAGAAGTACGGTGACGCCCGGGTGCCCGTCCTCGCGCTCAAGGCGGGCGTCGATCAACTGCTCAACCCGCCGGACCTCCGGCTCGCCCGGGACGCCGTGCTGGCCGCCGTCAGGAGCGGCGAGCTGAGCGAGCGGCGGATCGAGGAGTCCGTGCTGCGGATCCTCGCGCTCAAGGACCGGCTGGGGCTGTTCCGCGATCCGTACGTCCCGCGCGGGAGCGTGGACCGTACGGTCGGCGTCCCGGCGCATCTGGCCGCCGCCGACCGGATCGCGGAGGCGACCACCACCCTGCTGGTCAACGAGCGCGGACTGCTGCCCCTGAGCCGGAGCCGGGAGCGGAATCTGCTGGTCGTCGGCGCCGACGCGGCCTCCCCCTCGGGCTCCACCGGGCCGCCGGTCACCGTACTGGCCACCGCCCTGACCGAGTTGGGCTTCACCGTCACCGCGCTGGCCACCGGTACGGCGCCCGACTCGGCGCGGATCGACGCGGCGGTGGCGGGGGCGCGCGGCAAGGACGCGGTGATCGTGGCCACGTACAACGTCTCGGCGACCGGTTCGCAGCGGACGCTGGTGAGCGCGCTGGCCGCGACCGGTGTGCCGGTCGTGACGCTGGCCGTCCGCAACCCCTATGACATCGCCCAGTTGTCCGGGGTCACGGCGTCCCTCGCCGCGTACTCCTGGACGGACGTGGAGGTACGGGCGGCGGCCCGGGTCATCGCGGGCCGGGCCCGGCCTCGGGGCCGGCTGCCGGTTCCGGTACAGCACGCGGACGATCCGGCACGGGTGCTGTACCCGATCGGACACGGGCTGACCTACTGA
- a CDS encoding LysR family transcriptional regulator — translation MLDLARLRALHAVSVHGSVAAAAAFLGYTPSAVSQQITKLERETRTTLLERRGRGVALTEEARHLAATAEELLAIVERAETTLEERRGQPTGQLTVGAFASSARGLLPGVLAELAALHPTLDVRLREIDPHLSIDLVARGAIDLAVAHDWDIAPLPAPEGVEQAFIGDDLCDVLVPAAHPLAARSSISRQDLGGQRWICQPPGTVCHDWLVRTLRAAGWEPDLAHQAEECHTQLALIAAGLGIAMMPRLGRGPLPEGVRAVALDPVPVRRLYALWRTGAARRPAVTAAVETLRRHWPAVAVTSA, via the coding sequence ATGCTCGATCTGGCCCGGCTGCGCGCGCTGCACGCGGTCTCCGTCCACGGTTCCGTCGCGGCCGCCGCCGCCTTCCTCGGCTACACCCCCTCGGCCGTCTCCCAGCAGATCACCAAGTTGGAACGGGAGACGCGCACCACCCTGCTGGAGCGGCGCGGCCGGGGCGTGGCGCTCACCGAGGAGGCGCGCCATCTCGCCGCCACCGCCGAGGAGTTGCTCGCCATCGTGGAGCGCGCCGAGACCACCCTTGAGGAGCGCCGGGGGCAGCCGACCGGGCAGCTCACCGTCGGAGCCTTCGCCTCCTCGGCCCGTGGCCTGCTCCCGGGCGTGCTGGCCGAGCTGGCCGCACTGCACCCCACCCTCGACGTGCGGTTGCGGGAGATCGATCCGCACCTCTCGATCGACCTGGTGGCACGCGGCGCGATCGACCTGGCGGTCGCGCACGACTGGGACATCGCCCCGCTGCCCGCCCCCGAGGGGGTGGAGCAGGCGTTCATCGGTGACGATCTGTGCGACGTACTGGTCCCGGCCGCACACCCGCTGGCGGCGCGGTCCTCGATCAGCAGGCAGGACCTGGGCGGACAGCGCTGGATCTGCCAGCCGCCGGGGACGGTCTGCCACGACTGGCTGGTCCGTACGTTGCGCGCGGCCGGCTGGGAGCCGGACCTCGCCCACCAGGCCGAGGAGTGCCACACCCAGCTGGCGCTGATCGCGGCGGGACTCGGGATCGCCATGATGCCGCGCCTGGGCCGGGGTCCGCTGCCCGAAGGGGTGCGGGCCGTCGCCCTCGATCCGGTGCCGGTGCGGCGGCTGTACGCCCTGTGGCGCACGGGCGCGGCCAGGCGCCCGGCCGTCACCGCGGCCGTGGAAACACTGCGGCGGCACTGGCCGGCGGTCGCGGTCACGTCGGCGTAG
- a CDS encoding EamA family transporter produces the protein MRTTHIALAVLVAALWGVNFVVIEIGLGHFPPLLFSALRFLVAVLPAVFFVGRPKVAWKWVVGVGLALGVAKFGLLFVGMDRGMPAGLSSLVLQIQAVFTALFATLFLGERPGRVRLLGMGVALTGIAVAAVDEGASGPLLAFALVVAAAACWGVSNVLTRKASPADSLNFMVWVSTVPVVPLLGLSLLFEGPAADLAALRALDATGAGVIVYVAWVTTVFGFGVWGFLLRRYPASSVAPFSLLVPVFGMSSAALLLGESISPARWCAAALLVGGVALTSLSRGGPRATTGGGSVPALDVSPPAAPAPVGPRGARPADLLRRPLRTRRPV, from the coding sequence ATGCGCACGACACATATCGCTCTCGCCGTTCTGGTCGCCGCCCTGTGGGGCGTGAACTTCGTTGTCATCGAGATCGGCCTCGGGCACTTTCCGCCGCTTCTCTTCTCCGCGCTGCGCTTCCTGGTGGCGGTGCTGCCCGCCGTCTTCTTCGTGGGGCGGCCGAAGGTCGCCTGGAAGTGGGTGGTGGGGGTCGGCCTCGCGCTCGGCGTCGCGAAGTTCGGGCTGCTCTTCGTCGGTATGGACCGGGGCATGCCGGCCGGTCTGTCGTCGCTCGTCCTCCAGATCCAGGCAGTCTTCACCGCGCTGTTCGCCACGCTCTTCCTCGGTGAGCGGCCGGGGCGGGTACGGCTGCTGGGCATGGGCGTCGCGCTCACCGGTATCGCCGTCGCTGCGGTGGACGAAGGCGCCTCAGGGCCGCTGCTCGCCTTCGCGCTGGTCGTCGCCGCCGCGGCGTGCTGGGGCGTCTCCAACGTGCTCACCCGCAAGGCGTCCCCGGCGGACTCCCTGAACTTCATGGTGTGGGTGTCGACCGTCCCCGTAGTGCCGCTGCTCGGCCTCTCGCTGCTCTTCGAGGGCCCGGCCGCCGATCTGGCCGCGCTACGCGCGCTGGACGCCACCGGTGCCGGTGTCATCGTGTACGTCGCCTGGGTCACGACCGTCTTCGGCTTCGGCGTCTGGGGCTTTCTGCTGCGCCGCTACCCGGCCTCGTCCGTGGCGCCCTTCTCGCTCCTCGTGCCGGTCTTCGGGATGTCCTCGGCGGCCCTGCTGCTGGGTGAGTCGATCAGCCCGGCGCGCTGGTGCGCGGCGGCGCTGCTGGTCGGGGGAGTGGCGCTCACCTCGCTCTCACGCGGCGGTCCGCGCGCCACCACCGGCGGCGGATCCGTCCCGGCACTCGATGTGTCACCTCCCGCGGCCCCCGCGCCGGTAGGCCCGCGCGGCGCCCGTCCCGCCGACCTGCTCCGGCGTCCCCTCCGAACCCGACGACCCGTCTGA
- a CDS encoding sugar phosphate isomerase/epimerase family protein, whose translation MKFAFSTLGVPGLPIPEVVALAAANGFQGVELRAHPEEPVHRGLGRRDRAAVVDEFRRADVEILGIAGYPRVASAEVDEEQLRQELDDLLSLARDLGAPYLRVFPGGGDQPAAEADATAARRLAAAAETAADSGVRILLETHDSHRTGRDAARVVGLVGHQWVGALWDVMHTWLGGEDPVTTHSVLAPHLGYVQVKDIASAQDTTPLALGAGVLPLGKCLALLDDDSWVCWEYEKRWYPQAEDLPGLLAAGRVHLEGLAGGHG comes from the coding sequence ATGAAGTTCGCCTTCTCCACTCTCGGAGTACCGGGTCTGCCCATACCCGAGGTGGTCGCGCTCGCCGCCGCGAACGGTTTCCAGGGGGTGGAGCTGCGGGCCCATCCGGAGGAGCCCGTGCACCGGGGCCTGGGAAGGCGTGACCGGGCGGCCGTGGTCGACGAGTTCAGGCGCGCCGATGTCGAGATCCTGGGGATAGCCGGGTACCCGCGGGTGGCGAGCGCGGAGGTGGACGAGGAGCAGCTGCGCCAGGAGCTGGACGACTTGCTGTCGTTGGCGCGGGATCTGGGCGCGCCCTACCTCCGGGTCTTCCCGGGCGGCGGTGACCAGCCGGCGGCGGAGGCCGACGCGACGGCCGCGCGGCGGCTGGCAGCGGCGGCGGAGACGGCGGCGGACTCCGGTGTACGGATTCTGCTGGAGACGCACGACTCGCACCGCACGGGCAGGGACGCGGCCCGCGTGGTGGGGTTGGTCGGGCACCAGTGGGTGGGGGCGCTCTGGGATGTGATGCACACCTGGCTGGGCGGCGAGGACCCGGTCACCACGCACTCCGTGCTCGCCCCGCACCTGGGCTATGTCCAGGTGAAGGACATCGCCTCGGCGCAGGACACCACGCCGCTCGCCCTGGGTGCCGGGGTGCTGCCGCTGGGCAAGTGCCTCGCGCTGCTCGACGACGACAGCTGGGTCTGCTGGGAGTACGAGAAGCGCTGGTATCCGCAGGCGGAGGATCTGCCGGGGCTGCTGGCAGCGGGGCGGGTCCATCTGGAGGGGCTGGCCGGCGGGCACGGCTGA
- a CDS encoding bifunctional helix-turn-helix transcriptional regulator/GNAT family N-acetyltransferase gives MAVQEVRAFNRFYTNLIGALDYSKHLYTPYTLTESRVLYELAHAARTDAADLRAELSLDAGYLSRLLTKFERDGLVGRAPSEQDARRQRITLTPQGREAAALLDERSRDAVGSLLDRVEPARRPQLTDAMRTVRDLLEGDQAPMSRRGGPVLREPVPGELGWMVQRHGTVYAAEYGWNTEFEGLVARIVADFAQHHDPRLERAWIAELDGRPVGSVMCVRDDATGADTAPDRRADTGAGGATGSEAETGASEIRGKTPGTARLRLLLVEPEARGHGLGERLIGTVVDFARQAGYREVTLWTNDVLTTARALYERAGFTLVSEHPHHSYGAELIGQDWRLPLQEPAVPQEGTAP, from the coding sequence ATGGCCGTTCAGGAAGTCCGCGCGTTCAACCGCTTCTACACGAATCTCATCGGGGCGCTCGACTACAGCAAGCACCTCTACACGCCGTACACGCTCACCGAGTCGCGGGTGCTGTACGAGCTGGCGCACGCCGCGCGCACGGACGCCGCGGACCTGCGCGCCGAGCTGTCGCTCGACGCCGGATATCTGAGCCGGCTGCTGACCAAGTTCGAGCGGGACGGCCTGGTCGGACGCGCGCCGTCCGAGCAGGACGCACGGCGTCAGCGGATCACGCTGACGCCACAGGGCCGCGAGGCCGCGGCGCTGCTCGACGAGCGGTCGCGGGACGCCGTCGGCTCGCTGCTCGACCGGGTCGAGCCGGCCCGGCGGCCCCAGCTCACGGACGCGATGCGGACCGTGCGCGACCTCCTCGAAGGCGACCAGGCCCCGATGTCCCGGCGCGGCGGGCCGGTGCTGCGGGAGCCGGTGCCGGGCGAGCTGGGCTGGATGGTGCAGCGGCACGGCACGGTGTACGCGGCGGAGTACGGCTGGAACACCGAGTTCGAGGGTCTTGTCGCCCGGATCGTCGCGGACTTCGCACAGCACCACGACCCGCGGCTGGAGCGCGCCTGGATCGCCGAGCTGGACGGCAGACCGGTGGGGTCGGTGATGTGCGTGCGGGACGACGCCACGGGCGCGGACACGGCCCCGGACAGGCGCGCGGACACCGGAGCGGGCGGCGCCACCGGTTCGGAGGCGGAGACGGGTGCTTCGGAGATACGGGGGAAGACGCCCGGCACCGCGCGGCTGCGGCTGCTGCTGGTCGAGCCCGAGGCCAGGGGGCATGGTCTCGGGGAGCGGCTGATCGGGACGGTGGTGGATTTCGCCCGGCAAGCGGGGTACCGGGAGGTGACGTTGTGGACCAATGACGTCCTGACCACAGCCCGTGCCCTCTACGAGCGCGCCGGATTCACCCTCGTCTCCGAGCATCCTCATCACTCCTACGGCGCCGAACTGATAGGCCAGGACTGGCGGCTCCCTCTTCAGGAGCCGGCCGTACCCCAGGAAGGAACAGCACCATGA
- a CDS encoding LacI family DNA-binding transcriptional regulator has product MTVTLADVAARARVSPATVSRVLNGNYPVAATTRERVLRAVDELDYVLNGPASSLAAATSDLVGVLVNDIADPFFGIMAGAAQTEIGGQEGTGRAGGEKLAVVCNTGGSPERELTYLTLLQRQRAAAVVLTGGALEDPRHIAAMTAKLAKLADAGTRVVLCGRPPLPGSEAIVASLAFDNRGGGQRLTEHLLALGHRTIGYVAGPVERTTTRHRLEGHRAALRAAGLDDGGTGTDGRESLTVHGPYSRRSGYEATLELLRRAPDLTAVVAANDTVALGACAAVRDKGLRIPEDISVAGFDDLPFSVDATPALTTVRLPLHEAGARAGRLAMGTETPPPGGIATIAAELMARASTAPPRTG; this is encoded by the coding sequence ATGACAGTCACGCTGGCGGATGTGGCGGCCCGCGCCCGGGTCTCACCGGCCACCGTCTCCCGCGTGCTGAACGGGAACTATCCGGTCGCCGCCACCACCCGCGAGCGCGTCCTGCGGGCCGTGGACGAGCTGGACTACGTGCTGAACGGGCCCGCCAGCTCGCTCGCCGCCGCCACCTCCGACCTGGTGGGCGTCCTCGTCAACGACATCGCCGACCCGTTCTTCGGGATCATGGCCGGGGCGGCGCAGACCGAGATCGGCGGGCAGGAGGGGACCGGGCGGGCGGGCGGCGAGAAGCTCGCCGTCGTCTGCAACACGGGCGGATCACCCGAACGTGAACTGACGTATCTGACCCTGCTCCAGCGGCAGCGGGCGGCGGCCGTCGTCCTGACCGGCGGGGCGCTCGAAGACCCGCGGCACATCGCCGCGATGACGGCGAAGCTGGCGAAACTCGCGGACGCGGGGACCCGGGTGGTGCTGTGCGGGCGCCCGCCGCTGCCGGGGAGCGAGGCGATCGTCGCCTCGCTGGCCTTCGACAACCGGGGTGGCGGGCAGCGGCTGACGGAGCATCTGCTCGCGCTGGGGCACCGGACGATCGGCTACGTGGCGGGCCCGGTGGAGCGGACGACGACCCGGCACCGGCTGGAGGGACACCGAGCGGCGCTGCGGGCGGCGGGACTGGACGACGGCGGGACGGGCACGGACGGGCGGGAGTCGCTCACGGTGCATGGTCCGTACAGCCGCCGTTCCGGGTACGAGGCGACGCTGGAGCTGCTGCGGCGGGCGCCGGACCTGACGGCCGTGGTCGCCGCCAACGACACGGTGGCGCTGGGGGCGTGCGCGGCGGTGCGTGACAAGGGGCTGCGCATCCCGGAGGACATCTCGGTGGCGGGCTTCGACGATCTGCCGTTCTCGGTGGACGCGACCCCGGCCCTGACGACCGTACGACTGCCCCTGCACGAGGCGGGGGCGCGGGCCGGCCGGCTGGCGATGGGCACGGAGACCCCGCCGCCGGGCGGGATCGCGACGATCGCGGCGGAGCTGATGGCGCGGGCGTCCACGGCGCCGCCGAGGACCGGCTGA
- a CDS encoding Gfo/Idh/MocA family protein: MTRRTVRIAMNGVTGRMGYRQHLLRSVLAIREQGGVDLGGGEVLWPEPVLIGRRDHALKEIAERHGLTEWSTDLDAVLADDTIDIYFDAQVTSARVEAIKKAIDAGKHIYTEKPTATDLEGALQLARLARTAGIKHGVVQDKIFLPGLLKLKRLIDGGFFGEILSVRGEFGYWVFEGDWQDAQRPSWNYRSEDGGGIVVDMFPHWEYVLHELFGRVLSVQAHVTTHIPRRWDEQGKPYAATADDAAYGIFELDGGAVAQINSSWAVRVNRDELVEFQVDGTHGSAVAGLRNCRVQHRSATPKPVWNPDLPVTESFRDQWQEVPDNTEFDNGFKAQWELFLRHVVLDEPYQWDLLAGARGVQLAELGLRSSVEGRRFDVPELTL, translated from the coding sequence GTGACACGAAGGACAGTGCGGATCGCCATGAACGGCGTCACGGGACGGATGGGATACCGGCAGCATCTGCTCCGTTCCGTCCTCGCGATCCGCGAACAAGGCGGAGTGGATCTCGGCGGTGGCGAGGTGCTCTGGCCCGAGCCCGTCCTCATCGGCCGCCGCGACCACGCCCTCAAGGAGATCGCCGAGCGCCACGGTCTGACCGAATGGTCCACCGACCTGGACGCCGTCCTGGCGGACGACACGATCGACATCTACTTCGACGCGCAGGTCACCTCGGCCCGCGTCGAAGCCATCAAGAAGGCGATCGACGCCGGAAAGCACATCTACACCGAGAAGCCGACCGCGACCGACCTCGAAGGCGCCCTCCAGCTGGCCCGGTTGGCCCGCACCGCCGGGATCAAGCACGGCGTCGTACAGGACAAGATCTTCCTGCCGGGCCTGCTCAAGCTCAAGCGCCTCATCGACGGTGGCTTCTTCGGCGAGATCCTCTCCGTACGGGGAGAGTTCGGCTACTGGGTCTTCGAGGGCGACTGGCAGGACGCGCAGCGCCCCTCCTGGAACTACCGTTCGGAGGACGGCGGCGGCATCGTCGTCGACATGTTCCCGCACTGGGAGTACGTCCTGCACGAGCTGTTCGGGCGGGTCCTGAGCGTCCAGGCGCACGTCACCACGCACATTCCGCGGCGCTGGGACGAGCAGGGCAAGCCGTACGCCGCGACGGCGGACGACGCGGCGTACGGGATCTTCGAACTGGACGGCGGCGCCGTCGCCCAGATCAACTCCTCCTGGGCCGTCCGCGTCAACCGCGACGAGCTGGTCGAGTTCCAGGTCGACGGCACCCACGGATCCGCCGTCGCCGGGCTGCGCAACTGCCGCGTCCAGCACCGCAGCGCCACACCCAAGCCGGTCTGGAACCCCGATCTGCCCGTCACCGAGTCCTTCCGCGACCAGTGGCAGGAAGTGCCGGACAACACCGAGTTCGACAACGGCTTCAAGGCGCAGTGGGAGCTGTTCCTGCGCCATGTCGTGCTCGACGAGCCCTACCAGTGGGACCTTCTCGCGGGCGCGCGCGGCGTCCAGCTGGCCGAGCTGGGGCTGCGCTCCTCGGTGGAGGGCCGCCGCTTCGACGTGCCGGAGCTGACGCTGTGA
- a CDS encoding dihydrodipicolinate synthase family protein: MTALRLPSPGGGTRAYTPRAEPARFGTGGAPLASRTVFSAAHVVADPYADISPDAPAAVDWDATLAFRRHLWSHGLGVAEAMDTAQRGMGLDWAGAAELIRRSAAEAKAVGGRIACGVGTDQLAPGTHSLADVRAAYEEQLSLVEESGSQAILMASRALAAAATTPDDYLGLYAHLLRQSSEPVVLHWLGPMFDPALDSYWGSADLDAATETFLQVISEHPDKVDGIKISLLDADREIALRRRLPKGVRCYTGDDFNYPELIAGDEQGFSHALLGIFDPLGPLAAEAVRVLDTGDTKGFRALLDPTVELSRHLFKTPTRFYKTGVVFLAWLAGHQDHFTMVGGLQSARSLPHLARAYELADGLGLFPDPALATTRMTSLLTVYGVDQ, from the coding sequence GTGACCGCCCTCCGGCTGCCTTCCCCGGGCGGCGGCACGCGCGCGTACACCCCCCGTGCCGAGCCGGCCCGGTTCGGCACGGGCGGTGCGCCGCTCGCCTCCCGTACGGTCTTCTCCGCCGCCCACGTGGTCGCCGACCCGTACGCCGACATCAGCCCTGACGCGCCCGCCGCCGTCGACTGGGACGCCACCCTCGCCTTCCGCAGGCACCTGTGGTCGCACGGTCTCGGGGTCGCCGAGGCCATGGACACCGCGCAGCGCGGGATGGGCCTGGACTGGGCGGGCGCCGCCGAGCTGATCCGCCGCTCCGCCGCCGAGGCGAAGGCGGTCGGCGGCCGGATCGCCTGCGGTGTGGGCACCGACCAGCTGGCCCCGGGAACGCACTCCCTGGCCGACGTCCGCGCCGCGTACGAGGAGCAGCTGTCCCTCGTGGAGGAGAGCGGCTCGCAGGCCATCCTGATGGCCTCCCGCGCCCTCGCCGCCGCCGCGACGACCCCGGACGACTACCTCGGCCTCTACGCCCACCTGCTGCGGCAGTCCTCGGAACCGGTCGTTCTGCACTGGCTCGGCCCGATGTTCGACCCGGCGCTGGACAGTTACTGGGGCAGCGCGGATCTCGACGCGGCCACCGAGACGTTCCTCCAGGTCATCTCCGAACACCCCGACAAGGTCGACGGCATCAAGATCTCGCTGCTCGACGCGGACCGTGAGATCGCGCTGCGCCGGCGGCTGCCGAAGGGCGTGCGCTGCTACACCGGTGATGACTTCAACTATCCCGAACTGATCGCGGGCGACGAGCAGGGCTTCAGCCACGCGCTGCTCGGCATCTTCGACCCGCTGGGGCCGCTGGCGGCCGAAGCCGTACGGGTCCTGGACACGGGCGACACGAAGGGCTTCCGCGCCCTCCTCGACCCCACCGTCGAGCTGTCCCGGCACCTCTTCAAGACGCCCACGCGCTTCTACAAGACGGGCGTGGTGTTCCTCGCCTGGCTGGCCGGCCACCAGGACCACTTCACCATGGTCGGCGGCCTCCAGTCGGCCCGCTCCCTGCCGCATCTCGCGCGGGCGTACGAACTGGCCGACGGCCTCGGCCTGTTCCCCGACCCGGCGCTGGCCACGACCCGGATGACGTCCCTGCTCACCGTGTACGGAGTCGACCAGTGA
- a CDS encoding sugar phosphate isomerase/epimerase family protein — protein sequence MTVKQLSLPELTETCVRLGVPGVGLWREPVRAYGVEAAARLVRDAGLTVTTLCRGGFLTAVDPTLRKEALDDNRAAIDEAAALGTDTLVLVSGGLPEGDKDLHGARERIADALAELAPYGARQGVRLAIEPLHPMFASDRCVVSTLDQALDLAERFPADQVGVAVDTYHIWWDDRAPAAVARAAERIFTFQLADWITPLPAGVLNGRGQIGDGAIDMRAWRERVDAAGYTGAIEVELFNDDLWAGDGVELLTEVTRRYLAHAL from the coding sequence ATGACCGTCAAGCAGCTGTCGCTGCCCGAGCTGACCGAGACCTGCGTACGCCTCGGCGTACCGGGCGTCGGACTGTGGCGCGAACCCGTCCGGGCGTACGGAGTCGAGGCCGCGGCCCGGCTCGTGCGCGACGCGGGCCTCACGGTCACCACGCTGTGCCGGGGCGGGTTCCTGACCGCCGTCGATCCCACCCTCCGTAAGGAGGCGCTCGACGACAACCGCGCCGCCATCGACGAGGCGGCCGCGCTCGGCACGGACACTCTGGTGCTGGTCTCCGGGGGCCTTCCCGAGGGCGACAAGGACCTGCACGGGGCCCGTGAGCGCATCGCGGACGCGTTGGCCGAGCTGGCGCCGTACGGGGCGCGGCAGGGCGTCAGGCTGGCGATCGAGCCGCTGCACCCGATGTTCGCGTCCGACCGCTGTGTGGTCTCCACCCTCGACCAGGCGCTCGACCTGGCGGAACGCTTCCCCGCCGACCAGGTCGGGGTGGCCGTGGACACCTACCACATCTGGTGGGACGACCGGGCCCCCGCGGCCGTCGCGCGCGCGGCGGAGCGGATCTTCACCTTCCAGCTGGCCGACTGGATCACCCCGCTTCCGGCCGGGGTGCTGAACGGCCGCGGCCAGATCGGCGACGGCGCGATCGACATGCGCGCCTGGCGGGAACGGGTCGACGCGGCGGGCTACACGGGCGCCATCGAGGTGGAGCTGTTCAACGACGACCTCTGGGCGGGGGACGGCGTCGAACTGCTCACGGAGGTCACCCGGCGGTATCTCGCCCACGCGCTGTAG